In Prevotella sp. oral taxon 475, one DNA window encodes the following:
- a CDS encoding site-specific integrase: MKTEKMKVLLYLKKSSLDKLGKAPIMGRITLGRSIAQFSCKLSCNPDLWNPRESRMDGKSREAVEVNGRLENLLLSIQSASQSLIAKGQPFDATDVKELFQGSVQARCMLIERLDMLIKEKESHIGIDIKEGSMYAYHSTRKRLQEFIQRKYHVSDLAFSQLTENFIYELQAFCLGELGHQQSTFFRVAADLKTVCRLAYREGLADTLLFDKVHIERGEKKAPKALDQEALNKLKAICFDELEEEMGTARDVFLFACYTGAAYCDLMELSKKHLVRDDAGSLWLKFNRQKTGVLCRIKLLPEAVRLIEKMHSDERETLLPFIKYSTYQSCLKALRLRAGISFPFTSHMARHTFATLITLEQGVPIETVSKMLGHTNVSMTERYAKVTPQKLFEEFNRFISFTEDMQLAI; the protein is encoded by the coding sequence ATGAAAACAGAGAAAATGAAGGTGTTGCTCTACCTTAAAAAGAGCAGTTTGGACAAGTTGGGGAAAGCTCCGATTATGGGGCGGATAACTCTTGGAAGGAGTATTGCGCAGTTCAGTTGTAAGCTCTCCTGCAATCCCGACTTATGGAATCCACGTGAGAGCAGAATGGATGGCAAGAGCCGTGAGGCGGTGGAGGTTAATGGGAGATTGGAGAACCTGCTGCTTTCCATTCAATCTGCCTCTCAATCGTTGATTGCCAAAGGGCAGCCATTTGATGCAACCGATGTAAAGGAACTGTTTCAAGGGAGTGTGCAGGCACGATGCATGCTCATCGAAAGGTTGGATATGCTCATCAAGGAGAAAGAAAGCCATATCGGTATAGACATCAAGGAAGGGTCTATGTACGCCTATCATTCCACTCGGAAAAGGTTACAGGAGTTTATTCAGAGGAAGTATCATGTTTCGGATTTGGCTTTCTCGCAGCTGACAGAAAACTTTATCTACGAATTACAAGCATTTTGTCTTGGCGAACTCGGTCATCAGCAAAGCACATTCTTCAGAGTTGCAGCAGATTTGAAGACCGTCTGCAGGTTGGCTTATCGTGAGGGGTTGGCTGATACGCTTCTGTTTGACAAAGTCCATATAGAACGCGGGGAGAAGAAAGCGCCCAAGGCACTTGACCAAGAAGCATTGAACAAACTGAAAGCAATCTGCTTTGATGAATTGGAAGAGGAAATGGGAACTGCTCGTGATGTGTTTCTCTTCGCCTGTTATACCGGTGCAGCTTATTGTGATTTGATGGAACTAAGCAAGAAGCATCTTGTTCGTGATGATGCAGGTAGTTTGTGGTTGAAGTTCAACCGACAGAAGACGGGTGTGCTTTGTCGTATCAAATTGTTGCCGGAAGCAGTTCGCTTAATTGAGAAAATGCACAGCGATGAAAGGGAAACACTGCTGCCTTTCATCAAATATTCCACTTATCAGTCCTGTCTTAAAGCCTTGCGACTACGGGCAGGTATTTCTTTTCCCTTTACCTCGCACATGGCAAGACATACCTTTGCCACACTTATCACCTTAGAGCAGGGCGTTCCAATCGAAACGGTGAGTAAGATGCTCGGACATACGAACGTAAGTATGACCGAACGTTATGCAAAGGTTACACCACAGAAACTCTTTGAGGAGTTTAACCGTTTCATTTCTTTCACTGAAGATATGCAGTTGGCTATCTAA
- a CDS encoding MFS transporter, translating to MRLDKTKTFKLSTFFCLYLAQAVPMSFFTTALQVIMREQQFSLSAIALLQLVKLPWILKMLWSPMIDRACTTTRGYKRLIVGSEVVYALLILLAGVLNLQINVGTIVVLVLLSLVASATQDIGTDALVILSSQKREKALLNSMQSMGSFGGSLVGSGLLLMVLHRYGWNMVTQCLSVFVLVAVVPLLLNKNIQLQKPKDTRQRARWSDFVWFFTQRGIWRQIVFLALYYMGIIGIMSTLKPYMVDLGYSMREIGVMNGVVGVASAFVVSYPAGMLVRHFGYGRTRVFFAIVMLVATSFFVVLSLGRPSTPWLIAAIALLWASYGMATVVVYTSAMQHVRQGKEGTDFTVQTVLTHLTGIVAAVFSGMVADRLGYTAMFSLQTLLALAALIYVVLAFGKRKAL from the coding sequence ATGAGATTAGACAAAACAAAAACATTCAAGCTCTCCACTTTCTTCTGTCTGTACTTGGCACAGGCCGTTCCGATGAGCTTTTTCACCACGGCTTTGCAGGTGATCATGCGCGAACAGCAATTCTCGCTCTCGGCCATCGCCCTGTTGCAGTTGGTCAAACTGCCGTGGATACTGAAGATGTTGTGGTCGCCGATGATCGATAGGGCGTGCACAACCACACGAGGCTACAAACGATTGATTGTGGGTAGCGAGGTGGTTTACGCCCTTTTGATTCTTCTGGCGGGCGTGCTCAACCTGCAAATCAACGTCGGCACGATTGTTGTACTGGTGCTATTGTCGCTCGTTGCCTCGGCAACGCAAGATATAGGGACGGACGCTTTGGTCATCCTTTCTTCGCAAAAACGCGAGAAAGCCTTGCTCAACAGTATGCAGTCGATGGGTAGTTTCGGCGGAAGTTTGGTGGGTAGCGGCCTACTTTTGATGGTGTTGCACCGCTACGGCTGGAACATGGTGACGCAATGCCTCAGCGTGTTTGTGCTGGTGGCAGTGGTTCCGCTGCTCTTGAATAAGAATATCCAATTGCAAAAACCCAAAGACACGCGCCAACGGGCTCGCTGGAGCGATTTTGTTTGGTTCTTTACGCAGCGCGGTATCTGGCGGCAAATTGTCTTCTTAGCCCTCTATTATATGGGCATCATCGGCATTATGTCTACGTTAAAACCCTATATGGTAGACTTAGGCTACTCGATGCGCGAGATAGGAGTGATGAATGGGGTCGTAGGAGTGGCCTCTGCTTTTGTCGTTTCCTATCCTGCGGGAATGCTGGTGCGGCATTTCGGCTATGGGCGCACTCGGGTTTTCTTCGCTATTGTGATGCTCGTAGCCACGTCGTTCTTTGTCGTTCTCTCGCTCGGAAGGCCCTCTACGCCTTGGCTCATCGCTGCCATCGCCCTGTTATGGGCCAGTTATGGCATGGCTACGGTGGTGGTTTATACGTCTGCTATGCAGCATGTGCGACAGGGAAAAGAAGGAACCGACTTCACCGTTCAAACCGTTTTGACACATCTCACGGGCATTGTGGCGGCCGTTTTCAGTGGGATGGTGGCCGATAGGCTGGGTTATACGGCGATGTTCTCCCTGCAAACACTATTGGCTTTGGCCGCTTTGATATACGTCGTTTTAGCCTTTGGAAAAAGAAAAGCACTATGA